The nucleotide sequence GTATAAGTTGAATCAAAATACCCCCTTATGCAAACAAAACAATTACTCTGGGAAGAAAAATTGGGATGGAAAGAATTAGGAGAATCTGAAGTTTCTTCAAATTATCAGTTGGTTTTAGTTTTTGGAGAGCGGATGCAGCTTCAAAATAATCCAATTTTTGATCAACTTAAAGTTTTATTTCCTCAAGCTCAGATTGTAATTGCATCTACGAGTGGAGATATTCTTGATACTCAAGTTTATGACAATGCGGTAACCGCTACTGCAATTTCCTTTGAGAAAACGCCTATCCGCGTTATTTGTAAGCCAATTACCAAATTTTCAGGAAGTTATGAGGCCGGGGCAGACATTAGTAAAGAATTATTCTCGGAGGAATTAAATCATATCATGGTTCTTTCGGATGGAGCTTTGGTAAATGGAAGTGAGCTCGTTAAGGGATTAACCAGTGAATTTAAAGTAAAGGTTACCGGTGGATTAGCAGGGGATGGAACCAGGTTCGAAAAAACCTTGGTTGGTCTGAATTCCAATCCCGAACCGGGTAATATTGTTGCCATTGGATTTTATGGCTCAAATATTCGAATTGGTCATGGTTCATTGGGTGGATGGGATTTATTTGGTGCAGAACGATTGGTTACTAAATCAAAAGGAAATGTATTGTATGAATTAGATAATCAATCGGCCTTGGATTTATATAAAATGTATTTGGGTGAAAAGGCAAAAGAACTTCCGGGTTCAGCCCTATTATTTCCTCTAGGAATGAAATATAATGAAGACTCCGATGTGTTGGTTCGAACTATATTAGGAATTGACGAGGAATCCAATTCAATGACATTTGCCGGTGATATTCCGGAGGGTGCAATCGTTAGGCTAATGAAAGCTAATTTTGATAAGTTAATAGATGGAGCCTCCATTGCTGCTGAACAAAGTTACGATAACCTGAACACAGAATCGGCTGATTTGGCAGTACTCATAAGTTGTGTTGGAAGGAAAATTGTTCTCGATCAACGAATCGAAGAAGAGGTGGAGGCGGTTAGGGAGGTACTTGGTAAGAAACCAGCCTTGGCCGGATTTTATTCCTATGGTGAAATCTCCCCGGTTTTATCTGAAATGAAATGTGAGTTACACAACCAAACAATGACAATTACCACTTTCTCTGAAATATAAACTTCAACCCTAAGGAATACCAATGTTTAATAAACTTTTACAACGCCAGATAGGGCGCTATTTAAGGGGGGGGATTACTATTCCGGAGGAATTCAATGAGCTATTTTCTGCCATTAGCAGTGCTTATGAACACTACGAGCAAGATAGGGTTTTACTTGAAAGAGCCTTGGAATTAAGCTCCAATGAATTATCGAGGTCAAATAAAAGATTAATGGATGCCAACAAGCAAGTTGAAGAGAAGAATCGGGATTTGATTTCTTCAATCAATTATGCTAAGATGATTCAGGAAGCCATTTTTCCACCTGAAAGCCTTATTTCTAAATTATTACCGGAATCCTTCATCTTCTACCGTCCTAAGGAAATTGTTTCCGGTGATTTTTATTGGGTTGATGAATATGAAGGACGAATTTTTGTTGCTGCTGTAGATTGCACCGGTCATGGTGTACCCGGCGCATTTATGAGTATTGTTGGACATAATTTACTCAATGATGCTGTTCGTGAACATAAAATTGGTGAGCCATCCAAAATTTTGGATAGACTCAATCAAGGTGTGAATCATACCTTAAGACAAACAGTTGAAGATGCCAGTGTAAAAGATGGAATGGATATTGCTTTCTGCTGCATTAATCCAAAAGAACAAACTTTGGAATATGCCGGGGCTTATAATCCCCTTTATTTGATTAGAAATGGTCAAATGATTGAAACGAAAGCAGATAAATTTCCAATAGGTTTGTCCTTTGGAGATTCTCCTAAAAAGTACACCAACCACGTAATTCCTTACGAAAAAGGTGATACCGTTTATATTTTTACCGATGGCTTTGCAGATCAATTTGGAGGACCACTTGGTAAAAAATATAAATATGACAGGTTTAAAAGTTTACTTTTAGATATCCACCAATTAAATCCTTCTGAACAACGCAAAGTAATTGAAAAAGAATTCACCGATTGGATGGGTGATTTGGTACAAATTGACGATACCTTGGTAATTGGAGTTAGGCTTTAATCTGATTTTTTGTTGAGACCTTATACCGTTTCAACAGCCGATTTAGGTACTTCCGCTGTTGGATTTGCAATGAAAAGGTTCCAAATTGTTTAATCGTTAATAAAATCCCTTTCGACCTGGCATTTTTCTTGAAACTTTCAGAAGCCAAGATTTCATCAATTAACTCCATAAATTCTTCTATTCCGGAATTGATTTCCTCATCTGACTTTTTGTAGATAGGAAAATCAGGAATAAATGCTTTGTTTCTTTTTCCATAAAAATTGGTCGGAAATGTTTTCATTATAGAGTTTGGCAAGTAATACATTTATAAAAAATACCCAAGAAATGGAAGTCCTTGGTTTTGATTTAATTGCTTTGCAAAATTGAAGGAAAGACATGCTATAATATTATATTTAAACTGAAAAAAATTATATAATTTTGAGTAATATCTGAATAACCTATCTGAAGAAAAACCATACTCAACACTTACCCTAAGTAAAATTAAATGATTAGCAGACTAAGCTTTACTATCCTGTTCCTTTATTTTAGTCCGATTGCAATCCTTTCACAAACATTTACAGGCAATGGCGGCAATGTCCCGGATGATGGTGGATTTTATTACTTCGATTTACCAATTTCAGGGGTTACTCCTTCTAACTGTGATACATTATTTGGGCTGGAAAGTGTTTGTATTAATGTAACACATACCTGGATCAGTGATTTTGATATTTTTCTTGTTTCTCCATCCGGTACTCAAATTGAATTGACTTCCGGTAATGGTGGCGATCAGGATGGATATGTAAATACTTGCTTTAATCAGGAGTCAGAATTGGTTATTAGCCAAGGAGCTTATCCGTTTACCGGTACCTTTCGTCCGGAGGCTAGTTTGGCCTTGGTTAACAATGGGCAACCCACTAATGGAGTATGGCGTCTGCTTATTCATGATACCTATCCCGGGGCTGATGAAGGTACTTTGTTAGATTGGTCCATTACGTTTGGAACTAATCCGGCAATACCATTTCATTTTGAATCATCCAA is from Bacteroidia bacterium and encodes:
- a CDS encoding FIST C-terminal domain-containing protein, producing the protein MQTKQLLWEEKLGWKELGESEVSSNYQLVLVFGERMQLQNNPIFDQLKVLFPQAQIVIASTSGDILDTQVYDNAVTATAISFEKTPIRVICKPITKFSGSYEAGADISKELFSEELNHIMVLSDGALVNGSELVKGLTSEFKVKVTGGLAGDGTRFEKTLVGLNSNPEPGNIVAIGFYGSNIRIGHGSLGGWDLFGAERLVTKSKGNVLYELDNQSALDLYKMYLGEKAKELPGSALLFPLGMKYNEDSDVLVRTILGIDEESNSMTFAGDIPEGAIVRLMKANFDKLIDGASIAAEQSYDNLNTESADLAVLISCVGRKIVLDQRIEEEVEAVREVLGKKPALAGFYSYGEISPVLSEMKCELHNQTMTITTFSEI
- a CDS encoding SpoIIE family protein phosphatase; protein product: MFNKLLQRQIGRYLRGGITIPEEFNELFSAISSAYEHYEQDRVLLERALELSSNELSRSNKRLMDANKQVEEKNRDLISSINYAKMIQEAIFPPESLISKLLPESFIFYRPKEIVSGDFYWVDEYEGRIFVAAVDCTGHGVPGAFMSIVGHNLLNDAVREHKIGEPSKILDRLNQGVNHTLRQTVEDASVKDGMDIAFCCINPKEQTLEYAGAYNPLYLIRNGQMIETKADKFPIGLSFGDSPKKYTNHVIPYEKGDTVYIFTDGFADQFGGPLGKKYKYDRFKSLLLDIHQLNPSEQRKVIEKEFTDWMGDLVQIDDTLVIGVRL